One Glutamicibacter halophytocola DNA segment encodes these proteins:
- a CDS encoding cation:dicarboxylate symporter family transporter — MAGWLAPDTGQAMQPIGTTFVEAMKMLIGPIVFLTIVGGIAGVADLKKVGATGLKALGYFQIGTICAMVLGLVAINIFRLGDGVNADPAKIETSGKAADLIDQGQNLQWWEFITHIIPGSMVSPFVEGDILQIIFMAVVVGIAINSVGKIGEPVLEMVQRLTTVIFKVLNFIMKAAPLGAFGAMAFAVGKYGVETLSSLGWLILLFYGTSLVFVVFFLGGIMAFLGLNIFKMLRHFREELLLILGTSTAEPALPGLMKKLQHAGVKKETVGLVVPTGYSFNLDGAAIYLSLAAVYIAQATNTDLSIGQQLGMLAVMLLTSKGAAGVAGGGFIALTATLSTLGTIPAAGIMLIFGIDKFMSECRALVNFCGNAVATLFIAWWDKSLDIERVRAVFNGEDVPPLEAVEATGAETGQSEPVRVPQGLRAGPAQSGALTGAVIR; from the coding sequence TTGGCTGGCTGGCTGGCGCCGGACACCGGGCAAGCCATGCAGCCGATAGGCACCACCTTCGTCGAGGCGATGAAGATGCTCATTGGCCCGATCGTGTTCCTGACCATCGTTGGCGGGATCGCCGGGGTCGCCGACCTGAAGAAGGTCGGCGCCACCGGGCTCAAGGCCCTGGGATATTTCCAGATCGGCACGATCTGCGCCATGGTGCTGGGCTTGGTGGCCATCAACATCTTCCGCCTGGGCGATGGAGTGAACGCGGATCCGGCAAAGATCGAAACCTCCGGCAAAGCCGCCGACCTGATCGACCAGGGCCAAAACCTGCAATGGTGGGAATTCATCACGCACATCATTCCAGGATCCATGGTCTCGCCCTTCGTGGAGGGCGATATCCTGCAGATCATCTTCATGGCCGTGGTGGTGGGCATCGCCATCAACTCCGTGGGCAAGATCGGGGAGCCGGTGCTGGAAATGGTGCAGCGGCTGACCACGGTGATCTTCAAGGTCTTGAACTTCATCATGAAAGCCGCTCCACTGGGTGCCTTCGGCGCGATGGCCTTCGCGGTGGGCAAGTATGGCGTGGAGACGCTTTCCAGCCTCGGCTGGCTGATTCTCCTGTTCTATGGAACCTCGCTGGTATTTGTCGTGTTCTTCCTCGGCGGCATCATGGCCTTTCTAGGGCTGAACATCTTCAAGATGCTGCGCCACTTCAGGGAGGAATTGCTGCTCATCCTCGGTACCTCGACGGCAGAACCGGCGTTGCCCGGGCTGATGAAAAAGCTGCAGCATGCCGGGGTCAAGAAGGAAACGGTCGGCCTGGTTGTTCCCACCGGATACAGCTTCAATCTGGACGGCGCAGCGATCTACCTCTCGCTGGCCGCGGTTTACATCGCCCAGGCCACCAATACGGATTTGAGCATCGGGCAGCAGCTGGGCATGCTGGCGGTGATGCTCTTGACTTCCAAGGGCGCAGCCGGTGTGGCCGGAGGGGGATTCATTGCGCTGACCGCCACCCTGAGCACCCTTGGGACGATTCCGGCCGCCGGAATCATGCTGATCTTCGGCATCGACAAGTTCATGTCCGAATGCCGGGCGCTGGTGAATTTCTGCGGCAATGCGGTGGCGACCTTGTTCATCGCCTGGTGGGACAAGTCCTTGGACATCGAGCGAGTGCGAGCAGTTTTTAATGGCGAAGACGTACCGCCGCTGGAGGCTGTGGAAGCAACCGGGGCGGAGACTGGCCAGTCCGAGCCGGTGCGCGTGCCACAGGGCCTGCGGGCAGGGCCGGCACAATCCGGGGCCCTGACCGGAGCCGTGATCCGCTAG
- a CDS encoding succinate dehydrogenase iron-sulfur subunit: MSTELPEPASKIELKPGVGGGGEIPSFDITLRVRRYLPEATADAYWEDFKLTMYGTDRVLDALHKVKWEQDGTLSFRRSCAHGVCGSDAMRINGRNRLACKTLLKDLDTSKPITVEAIKGLPLEKDLIVDMEPFFQSYREIMPFLISKDHEPTKERYQSAEDRERFDDTTKCILCAACTSSCPVFWTDGQYFGPAAIVNAHRFIFDSRDDAGDMRLEILNDKEGVWRCRTTFNCSEACPRGIQVTKAIAEVKQAILSRTI, encoded by the coding sequence ATGAGCACCGAACTGCCAGAACCAGCGTCAAAGATCGAGCTGAAGCCAGGTGTTGGCGGCGGCGGAGAAATCCCAAGCTTCGACATCACCCTGCGCGTTCGCCGCTACCTGCCAGAAGCCACCGCGGATGCCTATTGGGAAGACTTCAAGCTGACCATGTACGGCACCGACCGCGTGCTCGACGCCCTGCACAAGGTCAAGTGGGAGCAGGACGGCACGCTGTCCTTCCGCCGCTCCTGCGCCCACGGCGTCTGCGGCTCCGATGCCATGCGCATCAACGGCCGCAACCGCCTGGCTTGCAAGACCCTGCTCAAGGACCTGGACACCTCCAAGCCGATCACCGTTGAAGCCATCAAGGGCCTGCCCCTTGAAAAGGACCTCATCGTCGACATGGAACCGTTCTTCCAGTCCTACCGCGAGATCATGCCATTCCTGATCTCCAAGGACCACGAGCCAACCAAGGAGCGCTACCAGTCCGCCGAGGACCGCGAGCGCTTCGACGACACCACCAAGTGCATCCTGTGCGCCGCGTGCACCAGCTCCTGCCCGGTGTTCTGGACCGATGGCCAGTACTTCGGCCCGGCTGCGATCGTGAACGCACACCGCTTCATCTTCGACTCCCGCGATGATGCCGGCGACATGCGCCTGGAGATCCTGAACGACAAGGAAGGCGTGTGGCGCTGCCGCACCACCTTCAACTGCTCCGAAGCATGCCCACGCGGCATCCAGGTGACCAAGGCCATCGCCGAGGTCAAGCAGGCAATCCTCTCGCGCACCATCTAG
- the sdhA gene encoding succinate dehydrogenase flavoprotein subunit, which translates to MQVHKYDVVIVGAGGAGMRAAIESGQRARTAVLTKLYPTRSHTGAAQGGMCAALANVEEDNWEWHTFDTIKGGDYLVDQDAAEVMAKEAIDAVLDLEKMGLPFNRTPEGKIDQRRFGGHTRDHGKAAVRRACYAADRTGHMILQTLYQNCVKHNVEFYNEYYVLDLLMVEEDAYREDGTAYKQKRVAGVVSYDLATGELHVFQAKSVVFASGGAGKVFKTTSNAHTLTGDGMSIAFRSGLPLEDMEFFQFHPTGLAGLGILLTEGARGEGAILRNSDGERFMERYAPTIKDLAPRDIVARAMANEVREGRGCGPNKDYVLLDLTHLEPEHIESKLPDITEFARTYLGVEPFTDPVPVYPTAHYAMGGVPTNINTEVLQDNDTVVPGLFAAGEVACVSVHGSNRLGTNSLLDINVFGKRAGVAAAEYSKTADFVELPENPEAFVIDQIEGVLTGNGTERVSDLRSTLQETMDANVQVFRDERSLKEARDVIEDLRRRYKNISVQDKGKRFNLDLLEAIELGFLLDLAEVITVAALHRKESRGGHYREDFPDRDDENFMKHSMSYRDGEAVTEDIKGIRMETKPVVFTRYQPMERKY; encoded by the coding sequence ATGCAGGTACATAAGTACGACGTAGTCATCGTCGGTGCCGGTGGTGCAGGCATGCGTGCAGCGATCGAATCCGGTCAGCGCGCACGCACCGCAGTGCTAACCAAGCTTTACCCAACCCGCTCGCACACCGGTGCAGCCCAGGGCGGCATGTGCGCAGCACTTGCCAACGTCGAGGAAGACAACTGGGAATGGCACACCTTCGACACCATCAAGGGTGGCGACTACCTGGTTGACCAGGACGCAGCCGAGGTCATGGCCAAGGAAGCCATCGACGCCGTGCTCGACCTGGAAAAGATGGGTCTGCCGTTCAACCGCACCCCAGAGGGCAAGATCGACCAGCGCCGTTTCGGTGGCCACACCCGCGACCACGGCAAGGCCGCCGTGCGCCGCGCCTGCTACGCCGCCGACCGCACCGGCCACATGATCCTGCAGACCCTGTACCAAAACTGCGTCAAGCACAACGTCGAGTTCTACAACGAGTACTACGTGCTGGACCTGCTGATGGTTGAAGAGGATGCCTACCGCGAGGACGGCACCGCCTACAAGCAGAAGCGCGTCGCCGGCGTGGTCTCCTACGACCTGGCCACCGGCGAGCTGCACGTCTTCCAGGCGAAGTCCGTGGTCTTCGCCTCGGGCGGCGCCGGCAAGGTCTTCAAGACCACGTCCAACGCGCACACCCTGACCGGCGACGGCATGTCCATCGCCTTCCGTTCGGGCCTGCCGCTGGAGGACATGGAATTCTTCCAGTTCCACCCAACAGGCCTTGCAGGCCTGGGCATTCTGCTCACCGAGGGTGCACGTGGCGAAGGCGCCATCCTGCGCAACTCGGATGGCGAGCGCTTCATGGAGCGCTACGCTCCAACCATCAAGGACCTCGCACCTCGCGACATCGTGGCCCGCGCCATGGCCAACGAGGTTCGCGAAGGCCGCGGTTGCGGTCCAAACAAGGACTACGTGCTCCTTGACCTGACCCACTTGGAACCAGAGCACATCGAATCCAAGCTGCCTGACATCACCGAATTCGCCCGCACCTACCTGGGCGTGGAGCCATTCACCGATCCAGTGCCGGTGTACCCCACCGCTCACTACGCCATGGGCGGCGTGCCAACCAACATCAACACCGAGGTGCTGCAGGACAACGACACCGTCGTTCCAGGCCTGTTCGCTGCCGGCGAGGTTGCCTGCGTTTCGGTGCACGGCTCCAACCGCCTGGGCACCAACTCGCTGCTGGACATCAACGTGTTCGGCAAGCGCGCCGGTGTGGCAGCTGCCGAGTACTCCAAGACTGCCGACTTCGTCGAGCTGCCGGAGAACCCGGAAGCATTTGTCATCGACCAGATCGAAGGAGTGCTCACCGGCAACGGCACTGAGCGCGTCTCCGACCTGCGCTCGACCCTGCAGGAGACCATGGACGCCAACGTCCAGGTGTTCCGCGACGAGCGTTCGCTGAAGGAAGCACGCGACGTGATCGAGGATCTGCGCCGCCGCTACAAGAACATCAGCGTCCAGGACAAGGGCAAGCGCTTCAACCTGGACCTGCTCGAAGCCATCGAACTGGGCTTCCTGCTCGACTTGGCCGAGGTCATCACCGTTGCAGCCCTGCACCGCAAGGAATCCCGCGGCGGCCACTACCGCGAAGACTTCCCGGACCGCGACGACGAGAACTTCATGAAGCACTCGATGTCCTACCGCGATGGCGAAGCCGTCACCGAGGACATCAAGGGCATCCGCATGGAGACCAAGCCAGTGGTCTTTACCCGTTACCAGCCAATGGAGCGTAAGTACTAA
- a CDS encoding tartrate dehydrogenase, translated as MGSTRTFKIASIPADGVGKEVVAAGRRVLDAMAGQSAGKFAFEWTEFPWGCEYYAEHGVMMDPAGLDTLKDFDSIYFGAVGWENVPDHISLWGLRLNITQNFDQWANIRPVKFLPGVTSPLRKADDTELDWIVVRENSEGEYAGLGGRNLSGRGPGNEIALQTALFSDKGCERIIRFAFDLARTRTVKKVSSVTKSNAQQYGMVLWDEVFQRVALDYPDVRTESVLVDAMSAKFILNPEDLSVVVASNLNADILSDLGSALSGSLGLAASANLNPERRFPSMFEPVHGTAPDIAGKGICNPIGAIASAALMLEHFGLDDEARRLEAAIEAATAAGRLTADIGGTSGTSEVTEAIVEALSSTLAAV; from the coding sequence ATGGGCTCGACCAGGACCTTTAAGATAGCTTCAATCCCCGCCGACGGCGTCGGCAAGGAAGTTGTTGCCGCTGGGCGTCGAGTGCTGGACGCCATGGCCGGGCAATCCGCTGGCAAGTTCGCCTTTGAATGGACAGAATTCCCCTGGGGCTGCGAGTACTACGCAGAGCACGGGGTGATGATGGACCCGGCAGGCCTGGATACCCTGAAGGACTTCGACTCCATCTATTTCGGGGCCGTGGGCTGGGAGAACGTTCCCGACCATATCAGCCTCTGGGGCCTGCGACTGAACATCACGCAGAACTTCGACCAGTGGGCGAATATCCGCCCGGTGAAATTCCTGCCCGGGGTGACCTCCCCGCTGCGCAAGGCCGATGACACGGAGCTGGATTGGATCGTCGTGCGCGAAAACAGCGAAGGCGAATATGCCGGGCTGGGCGGGCGCAACCTGTCAGGGCGTGGCCCGGGCAATGAGATCGCCCTGCAGACCGCCCTGTTCAGCGACAAGGGATGCGAGCGCATCATTCGTTTCGCCTTCGACCTGGCCCGCACCCGCACGGTCAAGAAGGTCTCGTCGGTGACCAAGTCCAATGCCCAGCAGTACGGGATGGTGCTCTGGGACGAAGTCTTCCAGCGCGTGGCGCTCGACTACCCGGACGTGCGCACCGAAAGCGTGCTGGTCGATGCGATGAGCGCCAAGTTCATCCTGAACCCGGAGGACCTCTCGGTGGTGGTCGCTTCGAACCTCAACGCCGACATCCTGTCCGATCTGGGCTCGGCCCTGTCCGGAAGCCTGGGACTGGCAGCGAGCGCAAATCTGAACCCCGAACGCCGCTTCCCCTCGATGTTCGAACCGGTGCATGGGACCGCCCCGGACATTGCCGGCAAGGGAATCTGCAACCCGATCGGCGCCATTGCCAGTGCCGCGCTGATGCTGGAGCATTTCGGCCTGGACGATGAAGCCCGCCGCCTGGAAGCAGCCATCGAAGCGGCCACTGCTGCCGGCAGGCTCACTGCGGACATCGGCGGCACCTCGGGCACCAGCGAAGTCACCGAAGCGATTGTCGAGGCGCTGAGCAGCACCCTGGCCGCCGTCTAG